A DNA window from Corvus hawaiiensis isolate bCorHaw1 chromosome 11, bCorHaw1.pri.cur, whole genome shotgun sequence contains the following coding sequences:
- the ECM2 gene encoding extracellular matrix protein 2, with product MQAPSLLCYFLLVSLCTDFCPAEGGAGRRQRRRMRQRGLGRSPWAGRRAPRTPGMEPPGPRIPLINIDDSVMGVFDSLVGLGEHESTYSVLPGKNGQCTANGMIMFDKAVWSPKPCVTCLCSKGEVICDTTMCHPLKCPQTIIPAGECCPVCSETASSLDSSIISLDDISELSGDSPEPKDLNNTNVLPSAQTQMEKDELLPTEVTEIRDKEGHKKGEKKRKRKGRKNRQRHKGHRREKLPVPRAGAEGDVQYESDEDDGAFRIPAHFPIPVPPVEAPPLPSGCSTSDTTVSCINAKLTQIPPISDPDLTSLDLTGNSITAISDEAFNGIPNLEWIDLSKNNITSPGIGPKAFKILKKLKRLYLDGNMLVHIPSELPSALEEIKINDNQLHAIDEDGLKDLKNLVTLELEGNKLSEANVSPLAFYPLKSLSYLRLGRNKFRIIPQGLPATLEELYLEHNQIEEVSEICFNHTRNINIIGLKHNKLEEHRIAPLAWINQENLESIDLSYNKLYHVPSYLPKSLLHLVLIGNQIERIPGYVFGHMRPGLEYLYLSFNKLTDDGIDPVSFFGAYHSLRELFLDHNELKAVPFGIDEMRKLRFLRLNNNKIRTVPPERICRTQTNHEDEDEHSEENEDSHLEHVHLENNYINTRQLSPHSFSCIRSYCSVVLKPQKTK from the exons ATGCAGGCACCATCCTTACTCTGTTATTTCCTGCTGGTCTCACTGTGCACTGACTTTTGCCCAGCTGAAGGCggtgctggcaggaggcagaggaggaggatgcgCCAGcgagggctgggaaggagcccCTGGGCAGGGCGCAGGGCCCCAAGGACCCCCGGGATGGAGCCCCCGGGGCCCAGGATCCCCCTCATTAACATTGATGACAGCGTGATGGGGGTGTTTGACTCCCTCGTGGGGCTGGGGGAACATGAGAGCACCTACAGTGTCTTACCAG GAAAGAACGGGCAGTGTACAGCTAATGGGATGATCATGTTTGATAAAGCCGTGTGGTCTCCCAAGCCCTGCGTCACCTGTCTCTGCTCCAAGGGAGAGGTGATCTGTGACACAACCATGTGCCACCCTCTGAAATGTCCCCAGACCATCATTCCTGCAGGAGAATGCTGCCCAGTGTGTTCTGAGACTG CCTCCTCTTTGGACTCCAGCATAATTTCACTGGATGACATCAGTGAGTTGTCTGGTGATTCCCCAGAACCCAAGGACCTCAACAACACCAACGTTCTGCCATCAGCACAAACTCAAATGGAAAAGGACGAGCTGCTTCCAACAGAAGTGACAGAGATTAGAGACAAAGAGGGTcacaaaaaaggggaaaagaaaagaaaaaggaaaggcagaaagaatCGCCAGAGGCACAAAGGGCATCGCAGAGAGAAGCTGCCTGTCCCAAGAGCGGGAGCTGAAGGAGATGTGCAGtatgaaagtgatgaagacgATGGTGCTTTCAGAATTCCAGCTCATTTCCCAATTCCTGTTCCACCCGTAGAAGCTCCTCCTTTGCCATCTGGATGTTCCACCTCGGACACCACAGTAAGCTGCATTAATGCCAAACTTACACAAATACCACCCATCTCAGATCCAGACCTAACAAGTTTAGACCTTACAG GAAATAGCATCACTGCTATCTCAGATGAAGCATTCAATGGGATACCTAATTTGGAATGGATTGATCTGAGTAAAAATAACATTACCTCTCCTGGCATAGGTCCCAAAGCATTCAAA ATCTTGAAAAAGCTGAAACGTTTGTATCTGGATGGAAATATGCTGGTACATATCCCCTCTGAACTGCCATCAGctttggaagaaataaaaataaatgacaacCAACTTCATGCCATCGATGAAGATGGCTTAAAAG ATTTAAAGAACTTGGTCACGCTGGAATTAGAAGGAAATAAACTTAGTGAAGCAAATGTCAGTCCTTTGGCCTTTTATCCTTTGAAAAGTCTCTCTTATTTGCGACtgggaagaaataaatttagaaTTATCCCACAAGGTCTTCCTGCCACTCTtgag GAGTTATATCTTGAACATAATCAAATTGAAGAAGTGTCAGAAATTTGCTTTAACCATACCAGAAACATCAACATCATTGGACTAAAGCATAACAAACTAGAAGAGCACAGGATAGCACCTTTAGCTTGGATAAACCAAGA GAACTTGGAGTCAATCGATCTCTCTTATAATAAGTTGTATCATGTTCCCTCCTATCTGCCAAAATCTTTACTCCATCTGGTACTTATAGGAAACCAGATTGAAAGAATTCCAGGCTATGTGTTTGGCCACATGAGGCCGGGGCTGGAGTATCTCTACCTGTCCTTTAACAAACTCACCGACGATGGCATCGACCCAGTGTCGTTTTTTGGAGCTTACCACTCCCTGAGGGAGCTCTTTTTGGACCACAATGAATTAAAGGCTGTACCCTTTGGGATCGATGAAATGAGAAAACTACGTTTTCTAAGACtgaacaataataaaataag GACGGTGCCCCCCGAACGCATCTGCAGGACTCAGACCAACCACGAGGATGAGGATGAGCACAGTGAGGAGAATGAAGATTCCCACTTGGAACACGTTCACCTTGAAAACAACTACATCAACACAAGGCAGCTCTCCCCACATTCATTTTCATGCATAAGATCCTATTGCAGTGTTGTTCTTAAACCACAGAAGACCAAATAA